Proteins encoded in a region of the Bradyrhizobium sp. CB3481 genome:
- the yihA gene encoding ribosome biogenesis GTP-binding protein YihA/YsxC, producing MTADIDATLIEEGRKLFAGDWKFVWASPSIETLPPMAGMEVAFAGRSNVGKSSLINALTGRNALARTSHTPGRTQELIFFDGPDGAGLRLVDMPGYGYASAPKTQVASWTKLIHQFLLGRATLARVYVLIDARHGIKDVDQDVLKTLDKSAVSYQVVLTKADQVKKLELEKNIAETTAALAKHPAAFPDILVTSSRTSAGMPELRAAMVRLLKERS from the coding sequence ATGACCGCCGACATCGATGCGACGCTGATCGAAGAAGGGCGAAAGCTCTTTGCCGGCGACTGGAAATTCGTCTGGGCCTCGCCCTCGATCGAGACGCTGCCGCCGATGGCGGGCATGGAGGTGGCGTTTGCCGGCCGCTCCAACGTCGGCAAATCGAGCCTGATCAACGCACTCACCGGCCGCAACGCGCTGGCGCGCACCTCGCACACGCCGGGCCGCACCCAGGAGCTGATCTTCTTCGATGGCCCGGACGGCGCAGGCCTGCGGCTGGTCGACATGCCCGGCTATGGCTACGCCTCGGCGCCCAAGACCCAGGTCGCCTCCTGGACCAAACTGATCCATCAATTCCTCTTGGGACGCGCCACGCTGGCGCGGGTCTATGTCCTGATCGACGCGCGCCACGGCATCAAGGATGTCGATCAGGACGTCTTGAAGACGCTGGACAAGTCCGCGGTGAGCTATCAGGTGGTGCTGACCAAGGCGGACCAAGTGAAGAAGCTTGAGCTGGAGAAGAACATCGCTGAAACGACGGCGGCGCTCGCCAAGCATCCGGCGGCGTTTCCGGACATCCTGGTGACGTCCTCGCGCACCAGTGCCGGCATGCCCGAATTGCGCGCGGCCATGGTGCGGCTGTTGAAAGAGCGCAGCTAA
- a CDS encoding DUF423 domain-containing protein has product MNRTGRILIVLAAIMGADGVMLAAASAHGANASRLASASSMLLFHACAVLGAVALAERAIVHAKIGLLAAFGFVLGASLFAGDLTLRHYAGNGLFPMAAPTGGTLLIASWLALAVAAAWPRRG; this is encoded by the coding sequence ATGAACCGTACCGGCCGTATCCTGATCGTGCTCGCTGCGATCATGGGTGCCGACGGCGTCATGCTGGCGGCAGCCTCTGCCCATGGCGCGAATGCCTCGCGGCTGGCGTCGGCCTCGTCGATGCTGCTGTTTCACGCGTGCGCGGTATTGGGTGCCGTCGCATTGGCCGAGCGCGCCATCGTTCACGCGAAAATCGGCCTCCTCGCGGCGTTCGGCTTTGTTCTCGGCGCGAGCCTGTTCGCCGGCGATCTGACGCTGCGGCACTATGCCGGCAACGGACTGTTTCCGATGGCCGCGCCGACCGGCGGGACACTGTTGATCGCCAGCTGGCTGGCGCTGGCGGTCGCGGCGGCCTGGCCGAGGCGGGGGTAA
- the argB gene encoding acetylglutamate kinase: MTSAPTISALDQARILSEALPHMQQYDEETIVIKYGGHAMGAEETAKAFARDIVLLEQTAINPVVVHGGGPQIATMLKRLGIQSEFAAGLRITDAATIEIVEMVLAGSVNKQLVGYINEAGGKAVGLSGKDGNMVKASKTSRTMVDPDSNIEKAVDLGFVGDPDKVDLTLLNQLIGYELIPVLAPLATSHDGHTLNVNADTFAGAVAGALKAKRLLLLTDVPGVLDKSKKLIPELSVKDARKLIADGTISGGMIPKVETCIYALEQGVQGVVIIDGKMQHAVLLELFTNQGTGTLIHK, translated from the coding sequence ATGACCTCAGCGCCGACTATCAGTGCTCTCGATCAAGCCCGCATCCTGTCGGAAGCGCTGCCGCACATGCAGCAATATGACGAAGAAACCATCGTCATCAAATATGGCGGCCACGCCATGGGCGCGGAGGAAACCGCCAAGGCATTCGCCCGCGATATCGTGCTGCTCGAGCAGACCGCGATCAATCCGGTGGTGGTGCATGGCGGCGGGCCGCAGATCGCGACCATGCTCAAGCGGCTCGGCATCCAGTCCGAATTCGCTGCCGGCCTGCGCATCACCGACGCCGCCACCATCGAGATCGTCGAGATGGTGCTGGCGGGTTCGGTCAACAAGCAGCTCGTCGGCTACATCAACGAAGCCGGCGGCAAGGCTGTTGGCCTCTCCGGCAAGGACGGCAACATGGTGAAGGCGAGCAAGACGTCGCGCACCATGGTCGATCCGGATTCGAACATCGAGAAGGCGGTCGATCTCGGTTTCGTCGGCGATCCTGATAAGGTCGACCTCACGCTGTTGAACCAGTTGATCGGCTATGAGCTGATCCCGGTGCTGGCGCCGCTCGCGACCTCGCATGACGGCCACACGCTCAACGTCAATGCCGACACCTTTGCCGGTGCGGTCGCCGGCGCGCTGAAGGCCAAGCGGCTCTTGCTGCTGACCGACGTTCCCGGCGTGCTCGACAAGTCCAAGAAATTGATTCCGGAACTGTCGGTCAAGGACGCGCGCAAACTGATCGCCGACGGCACGATTTCCGGCGGCATGATCCCGAAGGTCGAGACCTGCATCTACGCGCTGGAGCAGGGCGTGCAGGGCGTCGTCATCATCGATGGCAAGATGCAGCACGCGGTGCTGCTCGAATTGTTCACCAACCAGGGCACCGGCACGCTGATCCACAAGTGA
- a CDS encoding DUF1036 domain-containing protein: MALQAAAVSFFVSALPALADLKLCNRMSYVVEAAIGIDDKAATATRGWFRIDPAACRVVLQGALTADRILLNARALGVYGASPIPQNGSDTLCIAPDNFVIAAARQCRGNQSPAPFTQITPTRTDDGNLVAYLAEDNEYDDEQARLAGIQRLLVIAGYDAAPIDGVDGPKTQAALAAFLKSRGLSADIVQSQNFFTTMIEAVQKPSSTGLTWCNDTPHKIMAAVATDDGKVVTSRGWYRIDPGKCLHPDVTGQPRQVYSFAEAVDGDNRTIKYRDRPLNWGGPKELCTRESKFEVSEQGDCGSRGLAPIGFAPVDISSGGKTLRFAMP; this comes from the coding sequence CTGGCGCTGCAGGCCGCAGCCGTCTCGTTCTTCGTTTCCGCCCTGCCCGCGCTCGCCGACCTGAAACTCTGCAATCGCATGAGCTACGTCGTCGAAGCCGCGATCGGCATCGACGACAAGGCGGCGACGGCGACGCGGGGCTGGTTCCGGATCGATCCGGCCGCCTGCCGTGTGGTGCTGCAGGGCGCGCTTACCGCCGACCGTATCCTCTTGAATGCGCGCGCACTCGGCGTCTATGGCGCCTCCCCGATCCCGCAGAACGGCAGCGACACGCTGTGCATCGCGCCCGACAATTTCGTCATCGCCGCCGCCCGCCAGTGCCGCGGCAACCAGTCGCCGGCGCCGTTCACCCAGATCACGCCGACGCGGACCGACGACGGCAACCTCGTCGCCTATCTCGCCGAGGATAACGAATATGACGACGAGCAAGCGCGGCTCGCCGGCATCCAGCGGCTGCTCGTCATCGCCGGCTATGACGCCGCCCCGATCGACGGCGTCGACGGGCCGAAGACGCAGGCCGCGCTTGCGGCATTTTTGAAGAGCCGCGGGCTGTCGGCCGACATCGTGCAGTCGCAAAATTTCTTCACCACCATGATCGAAGCCGTGCAGAAGCCGTCCTCCACCGGGCTGACCTGGTGCAACGACACGCCGCATAAGATCATGGCGGCGGTCGCCACCGACGACGGCAAGGTGGTGACGAGCCGCGGCTGGTACCGCATCGATCCCGGCAAGTGCCTGCATCCCGACGTGACCGGCCAGCCCAGGCAGGTCTACAGCTTTGCCGAGGCGGTCGATGGCGACAACCGCACCATCAAATACCGCGACAGGCCGCTCAACTGGGGCGGCCCGAAAGAGCTGTGCACGCGCGAGAGCAAGTTCGAAGTCTCCGAACAGGGCGATTGCGGCAGCCGCGGCCTTGCGCCGATCGGCTTTGCGCCGGTCGATATATCGAGCGGCGGCAAGACGCTGCGATTTGCGATGCCGTGA